The Mammaliicoccus sciuri genome window below encodes:
- a CDS encoding glycosyltransferase family 2 protein, whose protein sequence is MKISVILPVYNVEEYIHDCLNSLLAQSIGEENLEVILVDDCSTDNTPEKINEFKNKFTNFVYYRLPENEGSPGKPRNIGVELSNGEFIHFMDPDDILDEFAYETLLELMDEKDDFSMGKMITFNEDGSQFEHTTFREYKLNKTYKSTNLKETPFFAQVKVGVVLKLIRKSFYINHEISFIEGMRNGEDKIVDTMLYTSASSFSYVPYVIYKYRNRNIGDNKSLTHQEAEGAIYNDIKAYYDCEKYYDSETLEFFKINVLRSIFWKVIDDEFDALNDESKLNIMSSIYDIVKSYDEKIIKMYLNNEEPIIKLIRNQAFDLAISYAMLLKDRRKYFYQGRDIEKRFREQKQFNKSKSYLVYKALNKLKIMK, encoded by the coding sequence ATGAAAATTTCAGTGATATTACCTGTATATAACGTAGAGGAATATATTCATGATTGTTTAAATTCATTATTAGCACAAAGTATAGGTGAAGAAAATTTAGAAGTTATTTTAGTAGACGATTGTTCTACTGATAACACGCCAGAAAAAATCAATGAATTTAAAAATAAATTCACAAATTTCGTTTATTATCGATTACCTGAAAATGAAGGGTCGCCAGGTAAACCAAGAAATATAGGTGTGGAATTATCTAATGGAGAGTTTATCCATTTTATGGACCCTGATGACATATTAGATGAGTTTGCCTATGAAACACTATTGGAATTGATGGACGAAAAAGATGACTTTTCGATGGGTAAAATGATTACCTTTAACGAAGATGGAAGCCAGTTTGAGCATACTACTTTCAGAGAATATAAGCTCAATAAAACGTATAAATCAACAAACTTAAAAGAAACACCATTTTTTGCACAAGTTAAAGTAGGTGTTGTATTAAAGCTGATTCGTAAATCATTCTATATCAATCATGAAATTTCTTTTATTGAAGGAATGAGAAACGGTGAAGATAAAATTGTAGATACAATGTTATACACGTCTGCTTCTTCTTTCTCATATGTTCCGTATGTGATTTATAAATATAGGAATAGAAACATTGGAGATAATAAATCATTAACTCATCAAGAAGCTGAAGGCGCAATTTATAACGATATTAAAGCTTATTATGATTGTGAGAAATACTATGATAGTGAAACGTTGGAATTCTTTAAGATTAATGTACTCAGATCTATATTCTGGAAAGTGATAGATGACGAATTTGATGCATTAAATGATGAAAGTAAATTAAATATTATGAGCTCGATATATGACATTGTTAAAAGTTACGATGAAAAAATTATAAAAATGTACTTAAACAATGAAGAGCCGATTATAAAATTAATCAGAAATCAAGCTTTTGACTTAGCGATCTCATATGCAATGTTATTGAAAGACCGCAGAAAGTATTTTTATCAAGGAAGAGATATTGAAAAAAGGTTTAGAGAGCAAAAGCAATTTAATAAAAGTAAAAGTTATTTAGTGTATAAAGCACTGAATAAATTAAAAATCATGAAATAG
- a CDS encoding CDP-glycerol glycerophosphotransferase family protein, with protein sequence MKKLKKYGNIVYFGSLKHKLYMLLADKFVTSFTFEETMTPFNAEQYKEIYESELNKKKIISIQHGMIIHNISPYLSKHQYRTDYITANSVYEKAIIKDTLGFKDDEILITGMARHDNLLINSKRTNQILFMPTWQRGLQNLSESQFLETEYFKKIHELVNDTRIINYLKENRLKICVLMHPQFEKFSKHFKNNNELIKYVSTTEVEIPDLIANSVFLITDFSSVAVDFLFQKKNVIFYQYNKYASHHVPSKQIEYSDIGTIVVNLEEMLDSLQEIEKHNYDLLPNFIDSYEKLFEVKTNIRETIVENIKNL encoded by the coding sequence ATAAAGAAATTAAAGAAATACGGGAATATAGTTTATTTTGGTTCATTGAAACATAAATTATACATGCTACTTGCAGATAAATTTGTGACATCATTTACATTTGAAGAAACGATGACACCATTTAATGCAGAACAATATAAAGAAATATATGAAAGTGAGTTGAATAAGAAAAAAATTATATCCATTCAGCACGGTATGATCATTCATAATATTTCACCATATTTAAGTAAACATCAATATAGAACAGACTATATTACAGCCAATAGTGTTTACGAAAAAGCCATTATTAAAGACACACTCGGGTTCAAAGATGACGAAATATTAATAACAGGAATGGCTCGTCATGATAATTTACTTATCAATTCTAAAAGGACGAATCAAATACTATTTATGCCGACTTGGCAAAGAGGATTGCAGAATTTAAGCGAGTCACAGTTTTTAGAAACAGAATATTTCAAGAAAATTCATGAACTTGTGAACGATACGCGCATTATAAACTATTTAAAGGAAAATCGTTTAAAAATATGTGTATTAATGCATCCACAGTTCGAAAAATTTTCAAAGCATTTTAAAAATAACAATGAACTGATTAAATATGTGAGTACAACAGAAGTTGAAATACCTGATTTAATCGCAAATAGTGTCTTCCTTATAACAGATTTCTCATCTGTTGCGGTAGACTTCTTGTTCCAAAAGAAGAATGTTATCTTCTATCAATACAACAAGTATGCATCTCACCATGTACCGTCTAAACAAATTGAATACTCAGATATAGGTACAATCGTTGTAAACCTGGAAGAAATGTTAGATTCATTACAAGAAATAGAAAAGCATAATTATGATCTACTACCTAACTTCATAGACTCATATGAAAAGTTATTTGAAGTTAAAACAAATATAAGGGAAACAATTGTTGAAAATATTAAAAACCTTTAG
- a CDS encoding DUF6270 domain-containing protein yields MNNKIKISQNNLLISNNLLISNNLLESNFNYTYKDQIGVFSKKYPLTITRKFRSIKIDLKEHFSSNITEDRSIEIPIKENVQFNETVEHINELYNISIQVIEHKLIIDITQKQKDILKLDDITKQDNIKKRFLLRKMINNNPLYFTDQIYLNNGIDINEIVELISKNSIKTQDWKLLIEYKDDKHNTVINELSASEIYHKYQDDFKKSNVLINDSKNILKFDMITNVRVNQLNFTEEYFELKLEQYDANHKLYIVKREREANPFNYKSYVMKEVDDATQSIKVPYNELVFDWLKEGDNLDVLVGNSLNTAHFVEINDNCNIHSKYMSLSNKFDGKFYINGRKALSIYVKKKTKKVSEHATKVAVLGTCFSRNAFNTSDYFNPEYKALTECVYTQFHSTIESLVCDIKAPKPLVDVYRNHNEFKHINTDLTKSFFEELKESGAEYIIIDLYPDATLNQLTLENNAIITYNYLIKENVNLGSFVNSWGDEKFSNEEAFISRWLNNLNIFMDKLTQIIPEHKIILNRGRLSKYYYEDNAVKQFGTIHLINRNNYYWELLDNLFNIILILM; encoded by the coding sequence GTGAATAATAAAATTAAGATTTCTCAAAATAATTTATTGATATCGAATAATTTATTGATATCGAATAATTTATTGGAGTCTAACTTTAATTATACATATAAAGATCAAATTGGTGTTTTCTCCAAAAAATATCCTCTAACGATTACACGTAAATTTAGATCTATAAAAATAGATTTAAAAGAGCATTTTTCTTCAAATATTACTGAAGATAGAAGTATCGAAATTCCTATAAAGGAAAATGTTCAATTTAATGAAACAGTTGAGCATATTAATGAGTTATATAATATATCGATTCAAGTTATTGAACATAAACTTATTATTGATATTACACAAAAACAAAAAGACATTTTAAAGCTAGATGATATAACAAAGCAGGACAATATTAAGAAGCGTTTTCTACTTAGAAAAATGATCAATAATAATCCGTTGTATTTTACAGATCAAATATATTTAAATAACGGTATAGATATAAATGAAATAGTTGAGTTAATTTCAAAGAACAGTATTAAAACGCAAGATTGGAAATTATTGATTGAATATAAAGATGACAAACATAACACTGTAATAAACGAACTGAGTGCGTCAGAAATTTATCATAAATATCAAGATGATTTCAAAAAATCGAATGTACTTATAAATGATTCAAAAAACATACTGAAGTTTGATATGATAACTAATGTACGCGTTAATCAATTGAACTTTACTGAAGAATATTTTGAATTGAAATTAGAACAATATGATGCAAATCATAAGTTATATATCGTTAAAAGAGAAAGAGAAGCTAATCCCTTTAATTATAAATCGTACGTAATGAAAGAAGTTGATGACGCAACGCAGTCAATTAAAGTTCCGTATAATGAATTAGTATTTGATTGGCTTAAAGAAGGCGACAATTTAGATGTCTTAGTAGGAAATAGCTTAAATACTGCGCATTTTGTAGAAATAAATGATAACTGTAATATACATAGCAAATACATGTCATTATCTAATAAATTTGACGGTAAGTTCTATATAAATGGACGCAAAGCTTTATCCATATATGTAAAGAAAAAGACTAAAAAAGTTAGTGAGCATGCAACTAAAGTTGCGGTATTAGGAACATGTTTTTCACGAAATGCATTTAACACATCTGACTACTTTAATCCTGAGTATAAAGCACTAACAGAATGTGTTTATACACAATTTCATAGTACGATTGAGTCGCTTGTATGTGATATTAAAGCACCTAAACCATTAGTGGACGTATATAGAAATCATAATGAATTTAAACATATTAACACTGATTTAACGAAATCGTTCTTTGAAGAATTAAAAGAAAGTGGCGCTGAATATATCATTATTGATTTATATCCAGATGCGACATTAAATCAGTTAACATTAGAAAATAACGCCATCATTACGTATAATTATTTAATAAAAGAGAATGTTAATCTAGGAAGTTTTGTTAATAGCTGGGGCGATGAAAAATTCAGTAATGAGGAAGCATTTATTTCTAGATGGTTGAACAATTTAAACATATTTATGGATAAGCTCACTCAAATCATTCCTGAACATAAGATTATTCTGAATAGAGGTAGGTTATCAAAATATTACTATGAAGATAACGCCGTTAAACAATTTGGAACCATTCATTTAATTAATAGAAATAATTATTATTGGGAGTTACTGGATAATTTATTCAACATTATCCTAATATTAATGTAG